A genomic region of Dunckerocampus dactyliophorus isolate RoL2022-P2 chromosome 8, RoL_Ddac_1.1, whole genome shotgun sequence contains the following coding sequences:
- the LOC129185908 gene encoding PRA1 family protein 3-like, whose translation MAKVEVAPLRTWDDFFPGWERFAKPDTKDMAKWNNRVVSNLLYYQTNYLALAVGVFLIVRCLNPLGMFTAIAVVSGVFLSSVWAGENRTIINNFKRKNPTVFVGVVMVASYMLISLLGSVMVFMTAVTLPLTLILAHSSFRLRNMKNKLENKIECAGLKKSPMGILLETLGQQEDNFQKIQTFLEDKMKE comes from the exons ATGGCCAAAGTGGAAGTGGCACCGCTCAGAACATGGGACGACTTCTTTCCCGGTTGGGAAAGATTCGCCAAACCAGACACAAAAGATATGGCGAAATGGAATAACAGAGTCGTCAGCAACTTGCTCTACTATCAGACTAATTATTTGGCACTAGCTGTTGGTGTTTTCCTTATTGTTAG GTGCCTGAACCCGCTGGGGATGTTCACCGCCATAGCTGTGGTGTCGGGAGTCTTTCTGAGCTCGGTGTGGGCCGGCGAGAACAGAACCATCATCAACAACTTCAAGAGGAAGAACCCCACGGTCTTTGTGGGTGTGGTGATGGTGGCCAGCTACATGTTGATATCCTTGCTAGGCAGCGTCATGGTGTTCATGACGGCAGTCACGTTACCCCTCACCT TGATACTGGCCCATTCTTCTTTTCGCCTCCGCAACATGAAGAATAAACTGGAGAACAAAATCGAATGTGCTGGACTGAAAAAGTCCCCGATGGGAATTTTGCTGGAGACTCTTGGTCAGCAAGAAGATAACTTTCAGAAGATCCAGACCTTTCTGGAGGACAAAATGAAGGAGTGA
- the trnt1 gene encoding CCA tRNA nucleotidyltransferase 1, mitochondrial: MWSRILRPSVTGRTRVLWKSLFTMQLKTSEFQVLFTDGLNELAEIFKKHEYELRIAGGAVRDLLSGKQPEDVDFATTATPEEMKHMFQAAGIRMINNKGERHGTITARLHNENFEVTTLRVDVQTDGRHAEVEFTTDWQKDSERRDLTINSMFLGLDGTLYDYFKGYDDLQNRKVRFVGSAEQRMQEDYLRILRYFRFYGKVALKADEHEPETLEAIRANGSGLAGISGERIWVELKKIVVGNHAAQLLEMMYSLGLARYIGLPPDGNVEEMKRVWQNAKGRSPKPMTILAALCCCPEEVDRMDIRLKVSKEEKTLAQFLVRYRRELCKNDDEPDSLKPFTDFIIDSRELDTQSKLCELLKYQGEYKLLSELSRWAIPRFPISGHDLRKMGLLSGKEIGATLQKLRDIWKKSHYQMDKDELLSYVKS; encoded by the exons ATGTGGAGCAGAATATTGAGACCTAGTGTGACCGGTAGGACGCGTGTCTTGTGGAAGAGCCTCTTTACGATGCAGCTAAAGACAAGTGAGTTCCAGGTGTTGTTCACCGATGGACTCAACGAACTTGCAG AAATCTTTAAGAAGCACGAGTATGAGCTGAGAATAGCTGGAGGTGCAGTACGGGACCTGTTGTCTGGAAAGCAACCTGAGGATGTGGATTTTGCCACCACAGCCACCCCTGAGGAGATGAAGCACATGTTCCAGGCTGCAGGGATCAGGATGATAAACAATAAAGGAGAGAGGCATGGAACTATTACAGCTAGA CTTCACAACGAAAACTTTGAAGTGACGACGTTGCGGGTGGATGTTCAGACAGACGGTCGTCACGCTGAAGTGGAGTTTACCACCGACTGGCAGAAAGATTCCGAGAGAAGAGACCTCACCATCAACTCAATGTTTTTAG GTCTTGACGGCACATTATATGACTATTTCAAAGGATACGACGACCTACAGAACCGAAAGGTTCGGTTTGTTGGCAGTGCAGAACAACGGATGCAAGAAGACTATTTGAGAATACTGCGTTATTTTAG GTTCTATGGAAAGGTGGCTCTGAAAGCCGACGAGCACGAGCCTGAGACACTGGAGGCCATTCGAGCAAATGGCAGCGGGCTTGCAGGGATATCGGGAGAAAGAATTTGGGTCGAGCTGAAAAAGATTGTGGTTGGCAACCATGCTGCTCAGCTGCTGGAGATGATGTACAGCTTGGGGCTGGCACGTTACATTG GTTTACCTCCTGATGGCAACGTCGAGGAGATGAAGCGCGTTTGGCAGAATGCCAAAGGCCGCTCTCCCAAACCCATGACCATCCTTGCAGCTCTCTGCTGCTGCCCGGAGGAGGTGGACAGGATGGACATCCGACTGAAGGTCTCCAAGGAGGAGAAGACACTGGCTCAGTTCCTGGTCCGATACAGACGAGAACTTTGCAAGAATGATGATGAGCCAGACAGTCTCAAACCCTTCACTGACTTCATCATAGAC AGTCGGGAGCTGGATACTCAGAGTAAATTGTGTGAGCTGCTGAAGTATCAAGGTGAGTACAAGCTGCTGTCTGAGCTCAGCAGGTGGGCCATCCCTCGCTTCCCCATCAGCGGACACGATCTCAGGAAAATGGGCCTCCTCTCAGGCAAGGAGATAGGCGCCACTTTACAGAAGCTCCGCGACATCTGGAAGAAAAGTCATTATCAGATGGACAAAGACGAACTCCTCAGTTATGTTAAGTCCTAA
- the avpr2b.1 gene encoding vasopressin V2 receptor, with protein MERLSDNLTSNTSQADVHPEDDPRDERLAQVEVALLSVIFTTAGILNFGLLLMLWKRRKQLSRMRVFVFHLCVADLVVTFFQVCPQLMWDITDRFVGPDVLCRAVKYLQVVGMFASTYMIVVMTIDRYQAICHPMVTFQRHRARWNAPVCAAWCTSLLGGIPQVFIFSRVEVAPGVYDCWARFIPPWGLRAYVTWTSLVIYVLPVLAVIVCQVRICRAVYSNLHFKSHHARGQSASRACSGAGMSKARAKTVKMTLVIVLTYIICWTPFFTVQLWSVWDQEAPVQTATFTILMLLASLNSCANPCIYLMFSGKFPRRLADVVCRGRANLQESMQEEATVVSSLFTNLKNQSEAKHLPALRPLHGVITGTGQETS; from the exons ATGGAGCGCTTGAGTGACAACCTTACGAGTAACACCTCTCAGGCCGATGTGCACCCTGAGGACGATCCGCGGGACGAGCGCTTGGCGCAGGTGGAGGTCGCTCTCCTCTCCGTCATCTTCACCACGGCCGGGATCCTCAACTTTGGGCTCTTGCTGATGCtgtggaagaggaggaagcaGCTCTCCAGGATGCGCGTCTTCGTCTTCCACCTGTGCGTCGCCGATTTGGTGGTGACGTTTTTCCAAGTTTGTCCGCAGCTGATGTGGGACATCACGGACCGCTTCGTGGGTCCAGACGTGTTGTGTCGCGCAGTAAAGTACCTGCAGGTGGTTGGCATGTTCGCCTCCACGTACATGATCGTAGTGATGACCATCGATCGTTATCAAGCCATCTGCCACCCTATGGTCACCTTCCAGAGGCACAGGGCGCGCTGGAACGCTCCTGTGTGCGCCGCCTGGTGCACCTCCTTGCTGGGTGGCATCCCGCAGGTGTTCATCTTCTCCCGCGTCGAGGTAGCCCCCGGGGTGTACGATTGTTGGGCCAGGTTCATCCCGCCTTGGGGCTTGAGAGCCTACGTGACGTGGACCTCTCTGGTCATCTACGTCTTGCCGGTTCTCGCTGTGATCGTGTGCCAAGTGCGCATTTGTCGCGCCGTCTACTCCAACCTGCACTTCAAGTCGCACCATGCCCGGGGGCAATCGGCCAGTAGGGCCTGCAGCGGGGCGGGAATGTCCAAAGCCAGGGCGAAGACGGTGAAGATGACCTTGGTCATTGTGCTCACCTACATCATCTGCTGGACGCCTTTCTTCACCGTGCAGCTGTGGTCCGTGTGGGACCAGGAGGCACCCGTGCAAA CTGCAACCTTCACCATCCTGATGCTGCTGGCCAGTCTGAACAGCTGTGCAAACCCTTGCATCTACCTGATGTTCAGCGGCAAGTTCCCCAGGAGGCTTGCGGACGTGGTGTGCCGAGGCAGGGCTAATCTGCAGGAGTCGATGCAAGAGGAAGCCACTGTGGTCAGCTCCCTGTTCACCAACCTCAAGAACCAGTCAGAAGCGAAACATTTACCCGCCCTGAGACCGCTTCATGGCGTCATAACGGGGACAGGGCAGGAGACGTCTTAA